The Populus alba chromosome 13, ASM523922v2, whole genome shotgun sequence genome contains the following window.
ataaaaaattatttaatattattattagatttgtTTAAACAGATCAATCAATCTTGAATTCTCCTCACCTAAATTCTTACATAGTacatacaattttaaaattaaaatataagagTCAATAAACACGCTATTAATTCGACTTGTCTTGAgtctcaaaattaaataaatgcttTTGATTACTTGCATGTTTGTATAATGTGACCAAGCTTAaaatctagataaaaaaaattaatgaacttGTAGATGACGATGAGTAGGTAAGAAAACGATGTATTAAGCTCAAATCTCATCTTTTTTCCATAAACTCGATcgtaaaaaacaattgatataGAAATGAATCCCTAtatatcaacttattttgaaagttttgcTAGGCCATCAATATTTTCACATGATATTTACATGTgtgtagtattttttatttattttaagtagtGTGGATGCACAatgtttttaacttaaaaatatattaaaataatattttttaaattttattttatttttaacattaatccATTAAAATCATcatgaaacattaaaaaaataaattcaataaatatttttaaaacacatattTATGTCCTACAGCAGGCAAATCAttagaaaaatacaaagcaTAGACTGCATTTTGACCAGGCAAACTTGTAGAGTACAAATTAAATGACTAAATAAGACGTTGAAATTGACTAGTAAAAAGACGCACTGGTTGAGCCTTGGGATGCAAGGAAAATAATGCTTAATCTCACATGGAACTTGTagtatatctttattttatatattgcgAATTCTTTAAGAAAATCCCTCAAGACAACCACAATTAATGATGGCAACTTCCTAAATTAAGTTGTTAATCgattgttaatgattttaatttataaatatttaaaaatatggtgataattattttttaaaatgttttttattttaaaaaaaatcaaaataataatatttatttattttttataaattatttttatatataagcacattaaaatatctaaaaatataaaaaaatagaataaatttaattttttaaaaaatatttttaaaatataaaaataaataagccgttatcaaatcaaattaatgagTGGGCATGGagctcattaattatttttctcacccttaaattaaattaatcagcTAAAGATTATGGACTCACTGAAGATCAAGCAGCTGGCTAAATGGGAAAAGTTTTGAGTTTGATCTTCTATTGTTAAATATTTCATGAGATTAATTTTGCAGAGATACAAAAGGAATTGTTCAAAAAAATCACTTGGGGATTAAACCACTTAATTACCTCATCAGATTAGCAGCAATATTCCACTCCTTGAAATCTTATAGtccatgaaaaattaaagatgattATGTCGACTTGTTCATTATTATATATGCCTTCTTCCATTTTTCCAATGTATTGCGTGGCCTCTATATGCATTGATTGGACTTTATTAACATCTTTTTCAAATACGTAATTTGAAAAGTATATATTTAGAGCCAAGTTATTAGcccatatatataatttatcaaattaacgTATAAAATAGCATGCCCTGGAGTTAAAGTTACTGGATTTATAGCAGTATGGAGTGTGAAATTTGTCCATGGACATTGAGATATTCACACTTGTGAATATTTCACACAAGTCCAAGATTCTTCCTTGTGAAATTTCACACTGCAAAAAAACTCGCAGTAGGGTTTTTAACCATctaattttgttagtttttcaaggtttttttttctttttgtttaatcaCATAATCAAAGGTGGTAATTTCCAATCAAGAGAGctctaaactatttttgtttttattttttatgatatcaagAAAGAGTTGAACCAAAGATTTTCTCTGAACTTTACTTGAGTCGGTATTTTTAAATGGATAAGAGTTTCAAATGGAATTCTTCAAGCTCTTCCCAGACCGCCAACACAGCTACTTGTTGAAAGTTCAGAAGTCTGTTGGTTCCATGCACCCAGACGTCAGATCAAACTAAACGATCCTTCCTTGACATGCAGGAGTTAATGCACCTGCATACATAGATATCAAACTTGGCCCGGGATTGACCCGGCCAGGAAAAACATGTCTAAATTATACAAGTTGAGtatcaacatgaaaaaattaaaaaatatatattgaaattttaatatttatatgaatataagctatacatgttataaataataaagtttaaaagatttttttatcccacattaaaaatatactatcttattcttttaagttgtaatatttaaactgaaaagattttttatcctacattaaaaaaacataacttttttcttgtgaatatagagCATATATACTAAAAGTTTTAAAtgctacattgaaaaaataaaatatttttctagtatttatatagtaaactttgaaataagtTAATAAcgactaaaaaattaaaaaaaaaaaagcggtCTTtggctaggaaaaaaaaacatattaaaaaaaaaatctctattgAGTCTTAGCAGTTCAAGTGGGTTTTCTTGGGCCAATTGCAAGCCCATATTTTGAATGAAACAAACTTGATCAAAATAGCAGGTTAACTTGCTAGGCTGAACCAAGTTTAATAAGTATAACTCCATATGCACCCATCAAAACCTTAATCTCCTCCAAACCCAAGGCATTCAACACTATGGACATGGGACCAATTCATCGTATAAGCCTACACATTTGCCAAGCCCATGCTGTTCTTACATCAATATTATCTAGAGCCTCGAGGGAATTTTGCATCTTGCAAAAACCACAATTATTAAGAAGAAACATGGTGGGAACTATTTTTCTGGTATTGTATTGTTATGAAGTAAGAATGTGATACTGCAGCATTTATTCCTTCAAGCATCAAGCTGGCCGCCATTTATTGATATGAAGAAAAGCGATGGTATACTTACTAGCCAGGTAGCTCTCCTAGGCCATGGCTCAATTCAATCTTAGCAAATTACAACCACCTGTTTGATATGTAGTAGGCCAACACTTACTGGTATGATGCAAGAATTAGGATAGTTTTAAAGTGCCTATGACGAGATTTAATCAGTCAAGAAACAGGAATTTTAATTTCCATTATCAACAAGGACACCGGAGCAGAAATGCTGAGCCTGTTACGTGCATAAACTTGAAACAGTCTTAAAAGTATATAATCTAATTAACGTAATcgggaaaaagagaaagaaagaaaaaaaaaagaacaaaaaaaacagaaccaTGCAGCAAGCATAAGATCTGCGCGTTTCGTTAGCAATAGGAGACAGATGGGTCAGCAAAGGAGTACCGAAATGAAACTGATGGAGGTGCAGTTTAGGGCTTGGCTCCATCGTTCTAGAATGCCAGGTTATAATCTTAAAATGCAAATTTATCAACTTGATGGATTTCCCTCCCTATGCAAGGAATCAGCCTCAAAGAGGCAGGTCAGCATCAGCATACAGGAAACCTGAAGAAACTTCATCTCCCCTTGGCGGTGGCAGGATCTGCACACAAGGTTAGCGATAAGAGACAGATGGACCAGCAAAGGAGTACCGAGATGAAACCGGTGGAAGTGCGGTTTCAGGCTTGGCCCCATGGTACTGGAGCACCTGGTTATAATTTGACGAGGCATCAGCAGCGTTTGTTGAGTATAATCTATCCACTTGATCAGTTTCCCTCCTACGCAAGTGATCAGCCTCAAATAGGCAAGTCTCTCTAGGACCGTCAGCATAATAGGAACctgaaaaaaattcatctcTCCTTGGAGGTGGCAGATATGCATCTGCAGATGAAGCACCATAATGGTAAGTATAATATGGATCCCTTGTATACGGGTCCAAAGCAGGGAGAGCAGAACCAGATGTAGTTGCAGTTATCGAAGTAGTAGCTGGCAGCAATTCACGTGTACCACCAGGATTATATGCCTGATTCAAGTAGAAAGGATCGGCCACAACAGCTTCTCTCTGCAAAGGTACCATGTCTCTGTATATAGGGTAAGGCTGTCTAAGAAGGTGCTCTCTTTCCTGGTCTCTCGAGTATGGATCTAGAGTAGACGAAACATGAAGAGAGGGAGCCAAGTTTATTCTCTCTCCTGAAAGGCCATAAGTTCGATAATCCTTTTCACTCATAAATAAATCACGTGGAATCTCATCTCTATGTGTAGAGCCCACCTCCCTGTATTCAACACGTCGATCCCTTACATCAGAGAGCAGAGGATAACTTCTAGCATCATAATTGGCTCTAGCAAATGCTTCCCTATCTGAATGGATCCGCAACTCTCTTGCTCCCACATAAAGTTCTCTATCGTGAACAGTTACAGTTCGTGGAGAGTGGACAGGTGCTCTAACTGGTGGGAATAGTGCACTGAGCTTCCGAACCTGAGAGAAAAGTAGATATAATAAACAGCTTCAatgcatgaagaaaaataattcatacCAAACTACCAGATTAACCGACCAATTTTTACCTGCTGAACAGTAAGTTCTGTTTTAAACTTGTTCTTCTCATTATAGCTGTCCTTTATAGCCTTCTTGAAAACACTCTCGCTGATTGGATAGCAGTCCTTGTGAACATCAAAACGCACCTAGAATTAAAAAGCATCAGCAAGCAGATCTTGCAAAGctgacaagaaaacaaaaatgtgaCTAAAGAGAAGTTGgccttaaaattaaaacaaaacctgAACTGGAAAGGAACCACCAAAAGCCCTGGGCTCCAATTTTACTCCACCAGAAGAGGACGCTTCATAGATACCATACATaagtttcagatcaaaatcataGAGGAAAAGCTTAAGTCCAGGTTTCACACCCAATATGAGTTCCTTTTTATTCATTGGGACACCCATGACACGATAGCGGAAGCAATCTGGCTTTGTTTTTGCACTGCACATAAAGATCATGCCACcaagcttttctttcttcttctcatcctgttcattcttttctttcccatcaagtttccctttgtttttttcactcCTCAAGCTTTTATCTGAGCCACCATGCTTTTCTTCCCTCTTTTGGTTCTTTTGACCCTTATTTGACCCAACTAACCTTTCTTGGTTCTTTTGATTCTTTTGGCCCTTCTCAATGCGCTCTTTGTCAGAAATGTTCTTTTCACTTGAATTTAGGTTATTAGCATCATCGTGCTCATTTTTTCTACTTTCTTCATTGCCTTGTAAGAGAttcttctttctgttttttccttgaatttttgGACTGCTTTTAGCTTTCTTGGACTTCAAAGAATTGCtagttgaagatttttttatagcaaTAGATTTAGCCCTcaatggtttgggggttctttTTCTGGATGATTGATCTTTAGTTGACGCTTCAGCATGATTTCCATCTTCATTGTTGTTCGTTTCAGACAGTGACTTAGACAATGCTTCTGTAGGATTCTCAGTTTCCAGATAGTTATTCTCCGTTGACTGCGATTTCATGGAGACTTCAGCCAGATTCTCAGCTTTTGTATTGTTAATCTCTTGTTCCATCACCTGCCAAGCAATCTCGCCTGCCAATCCCAATATCGACCCTGCAGACAAAGTAAGGCAGCCAAGAAGAACgagatcaataaattaattcaattaaattttcaattctttatATTGTGAATCTAGGCATTTTAGGAATATGCCATGTGTTGTCTTAATACTGATAAGGagtaaaagtttatttttggaaCTAGAATATTAATAAGAAGCATGATGCTATTTAGGAATACATCATATGTAGGAATCTTCACGTGATTTAGGAGTTACAGTTTACTAGGAACTCGATTATTAATTAGgagttttctattatttatggttttgttttcctatttagtttagAACTAGTAGGGCTTTTATGGTGCCTATAAAAGGAGCACCtattttatgtaattgaaaaaCTTACGATAATGGAATAATGAGGGTTTTGGTTTAGTTGAGGGTTGTGGCCTTGAGCCACTCTTTCTCCTTTCTGTAAACTCAGATTATTATTCACAGCTACTCTACAGTAACAAGCCCAGTCCCTTCTAAAACAAGCCCCTAACTAATATTGGGGGACACAGATCCAAAGGTGCCTTTACACCTATGATTATAAGAAGTGGAAGGAAAGTtgcaatttgataaaattttaaccatgAAATGCTTTCCTTCCATCTCAAAGCACCACAATGAGGATCGCAGATGCCATTCCCAGTAGTTTAGACTTCAATCATTCCCAATAATACACGAGGTGAATAAACATGTCCAAGAACAAAAATGGTCATAAGCATTAGAGAGTAATCGAGGATGGAATTATGCATATTAGAGGATAGAACACGTTATATTTGCATAATACATTCAAACTCTGTCCAATTGCAAAAATCCCCTCCCTAACAATATAATAGAAACAGAGAGAAATCACTGAAAGAAGAGAATGTCAGTGTAGAACTGCGGAATTAGAGGAAAAGATGTTTTAtaaaagcttaaaattaaatcagtaGTTCATTGACAGAAGCAAGTTCAGATCAAAAtgtatcataaattaaaggaattaaaaagaaattttcaaaactagaacataatttactttcttaagttttttcttaacataaacTTCTATACAATGagcagaaattttttttaaaaaaaaaacacaaaagaagttACGGATCTGCAATTTGGGCTTCTAACACGAGTTATCCACAAGTGGGTCACAGATTCCAGATAGTTATAAGGAGGTCAAGGGTTCCAGTTTTCCTAAACCAGGAATACCCAATTACGACCCTATTTTAGCAAAGATCAAATTCAAGATGGTTGAGTATAATGTGCACATACAATATAACTAGTGATCCAATTCCTACATAGGTTATTTCAGATCTGTACAGTGCATCAAGCACAACTAAGCAATTAGTTGTTGATGTCATATCTAAACTGTTGAAGGATCATGTATAATGAAACAAATCTACATAAGCTGTTTAATAGTAAAAGCTGCATCACATTCTCATTCTTTGAACTGTAAAGCGCCATGCCCCATGTAACTTAGAAACCCACGGAAACCTAGCTAAACAATCATATGATTTTGTTTCTCATCCTCCCTGTCCATTATACTCCTTCAGTTCTTTACCAAGCATATGCATACAGGTTGCAGTAACCATATAGGACACACCATTCAAGCcttctaaagaaaaaacaagagcaaCCCCTGTATATGATTTAACTATTTCCAGTCAAGGAGAAGCCATTATGATACACGTGATTTAGTTCATTAACTGTTTTAAAAACCTTCATAAAAGATTGATGAATGTAACCAAGCAATGCATCAAGTCCTAGGTTCTTCAGCGATATTTTCCACAGATGTGTAACATCCTCCAATTGCATGCTTAGGTATACCTTCAAATGCTCAAAGACCAAACATTTTGCGCTTGCAACATAACTGTAAATTCAACAATACTACCATTAAACTACGTTAATTCTCAAATCATAGTAACAATTTGACACCAAACAAAACACTCCAAACCACTGATTCTTAACTATAGATATTCACAACTCTTTTTTGTCCAGAGAAAACATGAAAACCGCAATGCATTTAAACTATCCTAAAACCGATAGCCACTAATTCCCGATACATCTTCATAAAACTAATGCCAAGTTTCTACCACATGGATTCTCacttaccataaaaaaaatcaacccggataaaaaaaagacaaaagatcCTAACTTTCCTAATCAAGCAGCAAAAAACCTAATCCAGATAAAACATATTCTAGTCAAGCAAACAATTCACACAATGAAAACACAAACTTCCTTGATCTTCCAATTCAAATCGCACCAAACACCGAACGATCAAttgaaaccaataaaaaatatgcacaaaaaattgaattaaacacACAACActcaaaaatcaacaaaacccattattttttttctctcttaaacgAAATAACCGAGTTCaatcataagaaaaacataattcaATAACTAAAGGTTCGAAACTTTACCTTAATTTTTTCCAATATCTCTGCGTTTTATCAAC
Protein-coding sequences here:
- the LOC118053230 gene encoding uncharacterized protein, whose product is MEQEINNTKAENLAEVSMKSQSTENNYLETENPTEALSKSLSETNNNEDGNHAEASTKDQSSRKRTPKPLRAKSIAIKKSSTSNSLKSKKAKSSPKIQGKNRKKNLLQGNEESRKNEHDDANNLNSSEKNISDKERIEKGQKNQKNQERLVGSNKGQKNQKREEKHGGSDKSLRSEKNKGKLDGKEKNEQDEKKKEKLGGMIFMCSAKTKPDCFRYRVMGVPMNKKELILGVKPGLKLFLYDFDLKLMYGIYEASSSGGVKLEPRAFGGSFPVQVRFDVHKDCYPISESVFKKAIKDSYNEKNKFKTELTVQQVRKLSALFPPVRAPVHSPRTVTVHDRELYVGARELRIHSDREAFARANYDARSYPLLSDVRDRRVEYREVGSTHRDEIPRDLFMSEKDYRTYGLSGERINLAPSLHVSSTLDPYSRDQEREHLLRQPYPIYRDMVPLQREAVVADPFYLNQAYNPGGTRELLPATTSITATTSGSALPALDPYTRDPYYTYHYGASSADAYLPPPRRDEFFSGSYYADGPRETCLFEADHLRRRETDQVDRLYSTNAADASSNYNQVLQYHGAKPETALPPVSSRYSFAGPSVSYR